One window of Chitinophagaceae bacterium genomic DNA carries:
- a CDS encoding 16S rRNA (uracil(1498)-N(3))-methyltransferase yields the protein MNEQLFFAEYSGSKHIELDEQDSRHCYKVLRKKAGDTIQITDGKGNAIRGVLLETTPRRCVAEVREIVEMPLPAYTLSIGVGMPSHPQRLEWMLEKLTELNVTNIFLLKTERVQPLHYKQERLNKIIISAMKQSLQFYMPALEIEKPLSAFTDFFHTFKEDERQGLSGSCDKAAPALKTVFEKNKKNYFALIGPEGDFTESEERHISSSGFYPISLSNNRLRTETAAISIVNGIHLQQ from the coding sequence ATGAATGAACAACTTTTTTTTGCTGAATATTCCGGAAGTAAGCATATAGAGCTAGATGAACAAGATTCACGCCATTGTTATAAAGTATTGCGTAAAAAAGCCGGTGATACCATTCAGATTACAGATGGAAAAGGGAATGCAATAAGAGGTGTCTTGCTTGAAACAACTCCCCGCAGATGTGTAGCAGAGGTGCGGGAAATTGTAGAAATGCCTTTGCCTGCGTATACATTAAGTATAGGGGTGGGCATGCCTTCGCACCCTCAGCGATTGGAATGGATGTTGGAAAAATTAACGGAATTAAATGTAACAAACATTTTTTTACTAAAAACCGAAAGGGTACAGCCGTTGCATTATAAGCAAGAAAGGTTAAATAAAATAATCATTTCAGCCATGAAACAAAGCTTACAGTTCTATATGCCGGCTTTAGAAATAGAAAAACCCCTTAGTGCTTTTACAGATTTTTTTCATACATTTAAAGAAGATGAGCGACAAGGTTTATCAGGTAGTTGTGATAAGGCAGCCCCTGCTTTAAAAACAGTTTTTGAAAAGAATAAAAAAAATTACTTTGCTCTGATAGGTCCGGAAGGAGATTTTACTGAATCAGAAGAAAGGCATATATCATCTTCAGGATTTTACCCAATAAGCCTAAGCAATAATCGTTTAAGAACGGAAACTGCTGCAATTTCAATTGTTAACGGGATCCATTTACAGCAATAA
- a CDS encoding DUF4159 domain-containing protein, protein MLKLIFVFLMVFSLVVNPLLVKAESEATSVKIGLLKYRGGDWYSNPTALPNLIEFANRNLRMNIDPDPATVDVGSPEIFNYPFLYMTGHGNIVLNRQEAENLRNYLLAGGFLHIDDNYGMDPFVRPALGMVFPNKELVELPFNHKIYHQTYTFEDGLPKIHEHDGKPPQGFGLFHEGRMLVFYTYESDLGNGWEDQMVHNNPEEIRQKALRMGANILEYIFTE, encoded by the coding sequence ATGCTAAAATTAATTTTTGTTTTTTTAATGGTTTTTTCATTGGTTGTTAACCCCCTTTTGGTCAAAGCCGAGTCGGAAGCAACCTCAGTAAAAATAGGATTACTAAAATATAGAGGCGGTGACTGGTATTCAAACCCAACTGCCCTTCCGAATCTGATAGAATTTGCGAACAGAAATCTCCGTATGAATATAGACCCCGATCCGGCAACAGTAGATGTTGGCAGTCCGGAAATTTTTAATTATCCCTTTTTGTACATGACCGGGCATGGAAATATAGTGTTAAACAGGCAGGAAGCTGAAAATTTAAGAAACTATTTGCTTGCCGGGGGCTTTTTACACATAGATGACAACTATGGAATGGATCCTTTTGTGCGACCGGCTCTTGGTATGGTCTTCCCAAATAAGGAATTGGTTGAATTGCCTTTTAATCACAAGATTTATCATCAAACCTATACTTTTGAAGACGGCCTTCCAAAGATTCATGAGCATGACGGCAAACCACCTCAGGGATTTGGCCTTTTTCATGAGGGCAGAATGTTGGTATTTTACACCTATGAAAGTGATTTAGGTAACGGATGGGAAGATCAAATGGTGCATAATAATCCCGAAGAAATTCGCCAAAAAGCCCTTAGAATGGGGGCGAATATACTTGAATATATTTTTACCGAATAA
- the argJ gene encoding bifunctional glutamate N-acetyltransferase/amino-acid acetyltransferase ArgJ — protein MNQNLTNVRGIKCWGAHSGVKSMRRDLAIIYSDVPCNAVGTFTLNKVQAEPVKLSISHLKDKRAQVIVCNAGNANACTGRQGKEGAEAMALVTAEALGIKKEMVIVASTGLIGEPFPTEDITGGIKEIIPKLSNESKAGSFAANAILTTDTFAKEGFLDFKLDNITVNIAGIAKGSGMIHPNMATMLAFIVSDVNIDKELLSKAVSASVKNSFNMITVDGDTSTNDMVIVMANGLAKNKKIEDPESQEFKIFEKKLNEMMIHLAKLIVSDGEGSSKFIEYKVSGAKNKDNARKLVKAIADSTLVKAAMFGRDPNWGRIICACGNAGIQFNYKRADLYLGGGGSLVKVLERGKPLEFDRNYMKKLLREAHINVRLEMDYGEGEAIGWGSDLTTDYVLFNSVYTT, from the coding sequence ATGAATCAGAATTTAACAAATGTAAGAGGAATCAAGTGTTGGGGAGCCCATAGCGGGGTAAAATCTATGAGAAGAGATTTGGCAATTATCTATTCTGATGTTCCATGCAATGCTGTTGGAACTTTCACACTAAACAAAGTACAGGCAGAACCCGTAAAACTTTCAATAAGTCATTTAAAAGATAAAAGGGCTCAGGTAATTGTTTGTAATGCAGGCAATGCTAATGCATGTACCGGCAGACAGGGTAAAGAAGGCGCTGAGGCAATGGCATTAGTTACTGCTGAAGCTTTGGGCATAAAAAAGGAAATGGTTATAGTGGCCTCTACAGGACTTATTGGAGAGCCTTTCCCTACAGAAGATATTACCGGAGGAATAAAAGAGATTATTCCGAAACTATCAAATGAATCTAAAGCCGGTTCTTTTGCTGCTAATGCTATTTTAACAACGGATACTTTTGCAAAAGAAGGTTTTCTGGATTTTAAACTGGATAATATCACTGTAAATATAGCCGGCATTGCCAAAGGTTCAGGGATGATACACCCGAATATGGCCACTATGTTGGCATTTATTGTATCTGATGTAAATATTGATAAAGAACTTTTAAGTAAAGCTGTTTCAGCTTCAGTAAAGAATTCTTTCAACATGATAACTGTAGATGGAGATACCTCTACTAATGATATGGTGATAGTGATGGCAAACGGATTAGCAAAAAACAAAAAAATTGAAGATCCGGAATCTCAAGAATTTAAAATCTTTGAGAAAAAACTTAATGAAATGATGATTCACCTAGCAAAATTGATTGTTTCAGATGGTGAGGGCTCTTCAAAATTTATAGAATACAAAGTTAGTGGAGCAAAAAACAAAGACAATGCCCGTAAATTAGTGAAAGCTATTGCCGATTCCACACTTGTAAAGGCTGCTATGTTTGGTCGTGACCCAAACTGGGGACGAATTATTTGTGCATGTGGTAATGCCGGAATACAATTTAATTATAAAAGAGCAGACCTCTATTTAGGTGGCGGTGGTAGTTTGGTAAAAGTGCTGGAAAGAGGAAAACCTTTAGAGTTTGACCGAAATTATATGAAAAAACTACTTCGCGAAGCACATATTAATGTACGTTTAGAAATGGATTATGGTGAGGGAGAAGCTATTGGCTGGGGATCAGATTTAACGACAGACTACGTACTTTTCAATTCTGTATATACCACATAA
- a CDS encoding N-acetyl-gamma-glutamyl-phosphate reductase: MEKIKAAIIGATGYTGSELARLLLFHPNVEIVAITSESHSGKKFSDIHAQFTNMLDMPLCSVNDIDEQNIDVAFLALPHGVSMDYVKKFRNSSFKIIDFSGDFRLENKLVFESWYNMEHKYEVGFERFVYGLPELYKEVIQKADYVANPGCFPTGSLLALYPLLKNNLCEEKGVIIDAKTGTTGAGIKPSATTLFSNVNDNFAAYGLKKHRHTIEIEYHLSNLTNLNINLQFTPHILPVDRGILTSCYIKNAQKVTEQNLKDLYKSHYKEDPFIRMRENPPSLKDVRGTNFCDIYLTTDERTGNIIIVSAIDNLVKGASGQAVHNMNIMYGLEETKGLNQIALKP; the protein is encoded by the coding sequence ATGGAAAAAATAAAAGCTGCAATTATAGGAGCTACAGGATATACCGGCTCTGAATTGGCCCGATTATTATTATTTCACCCGAATGTAGAAATAGTCGCAATCACCTCAGAGAGTCACAGTGGGAAAAAGTTTTCAGATATACATGCACAGTTTACAAACATGCTGGACATGCCTTTGTGCAGTGTTAATGATATTGATGAGCAGAATATTGATGTAGCTTTTTTAGCATTACCGCATGGCGTTTCAATGGACTATGTTAAAAAATTTCGAAACAGTTCCTTTAAAATAATTGATTTTTCGGGAGATTTTCGATTAGAAAATAAATTAGTATTTGAATCCTGGTATAATATGGAGCATAAGTACGAGGTGGGTTTTGAAAGGTTTGTTTACGGATTGCCCGAATTATATAAGGAGGTAATTCAAAAAGCTGACTACGTAGCTAATCCGGGTTGTTTCCCAACAGGCAGTTTATTAGCCCTGTACCCTTTATTAAAAAATAATTTATGTGAAGAAAAAGGGGTAATTATAGATGCAAAAACCGGAACAACAGGTGCGGGAATAAAACCCTCAGCAACTACACTTTTTTCAAATGTAAATGATAATTTTGCAGCTTACGGTCTAAAAAAACACAGACATACTATTGAAATTGAATATCATTTATCAAATTTGACTAACTTAAATATTAATTTACAGTTTACACCACATATTTTACCGGTAGACAGAGGTATTTTAACAAGTTGTTATATTAAAAATGCTCAAAAGGTAACTGAACAAAATTTAAAAGATTTGTACAAAAGTCACTATAAAGAAGATCCCTTTATCCGCATGAGAGAAAACCCTCCCTCATTAAAGGATGTAAGAGGTACAAATTTTTGTGACATTTACCTGACAACTGATGAGCGTACCGGTAATATTATCATCGTTTCTGCAATAGATAATTTAGTAAAAGGTGCTTCAGGTCAGGCTGTTCATAACATGAATATAATGTACGGATTAGAAGAAACAAAAGGCTTAAATCAAATAGCTTTAAAACCATAA
- a CDS encoding aspartate aminotransferase family protein produces the protein MNTNNNKKISERDVKNYLPTFKRYPLAFKKGLGSRLWDVNGKEYIDALAGIAVNNVGHCHPHVVEAIRKQAGELMHISNFFVSEPQVNLADKLIALSGMDRAFFTNSGAESVEGAIKIARKYAHNKGRGGHIISMQNSFHGRTLATIATGKKQYQKGFEPIPEGFGMVPFNDFEAVKTAITKETAAVLLEPIQGEGGIHPVQKEYLQKLHKLCSENDVLLIFDEIQCGIGRTGKMFAKDLYGIEPDIITLAKGLGGGFPIGAFLCNEKVASEIDFGDHGTTFGGNPLACSAALATLEVIEKEKLLNSATEKGKLITDSFKKMQQQFPEIKEIRGRGLMIGVEFTFETKELISDLLHEGIIANATSGNVLRLVPPLNISNEDIHQIVNTIEKLLAEKKYQ, from the coding sequence ATGAACACAAATAACAATAAAAAAATATCCGAAAGAGATGTTAAAAACTATTTACCTACTTTTAAAAGATACCCTTTAGCATTTAAAAAAGGGCTTGGCTCCAGGCTTTGGGATGTAAATGGTAAAGAATATATTGATGCTCTGGCAGGAATAGCTGTGAATAATGTAGGTCATTGTCACCCTCATGTTGTGGAAGCCATCAGAAAACAAGCCGGAGAGTTGATGCATATTTCAAACTTTTTCGTGAGTGAGCCTCAGGTGAATCTGGCTGATAAGTTAATTGCTTTATCGGGAATGGACAGAGCGTTTTTTACTAATAGTGGAGCAGAGTCAGTTGAAGGGGCCATAAAAATTGCCCGTAAATATGCGCATAATAAAGGTCGTGGCGGTCATATTATTTCAATGCAAAACTCATTTCACGGCAGAACATTAGCAACCATAGCTACCGGAAAAAAGCAATATCAAAAAGGATTTGAACCCATACCTGAAGGTTTTGGAATGGTACCCTTTAATGATTTTGAAGCTGTAAAAACAGCGATTACGAAAGAAACAGCAGCCGTATTACTGGAGCCTATACAGGGAGAGGGTGGAATACATCCGGTGCAAAAAGAGTATTTACAAAAACTTCACAAGCTCTGTAGTGAGAATGATGTACTGTTGATTTTTGACGAAATCCAGTGTGGTATTGGACGGACAGGAAAAATGTTTGCTAAGGATTTGTATGGGATTGAGCCGGACATTATAACTTTGGCCAAAGGTTTAGGTGGCGGTTTCCCGATTGGCGCTTTTTTATGTAATGAAAAGGTAGCCTCGGAAATAGATTTTGGCGACCACGGAACAACTTTTGGTGGCAATCCACTTGCTTGTAGTGCTGCATTAGCTACTTTAGAGGTTATTGAAAAAGAAAAACTGCTAAATTCTGCCACTGAAAAAGGAAAACTAATAACAGATTCTTTTAAAAAAATGCAACAGCAATTCCCGGAAATCAAAGAAATAAGAGGTCGCGGCCTTATGATAGGGGTTGAATTTACCTTCGAAACAAAAGAACTGATTAGCGATTTACTGCATGAAGGTATTATTGCAAATGCAACCAGCGGGAATGTACTTAGGTTAGTTCCTCCACTAAACATTTCTAATGAAGATATTCACCAAATAGTAAATACCATTGAAAAACTATTAGCTGAAAAAAAATACCAATAA
- the argB gene encoding acetylglutamate kinase yields MAERQRILIKYGGNAMLNEELKSEIIAKISQLQNENFEIILVHGGGPFIEDILKRTAIESEFIDGHRKTTKEALKYIEMALKGEVNSSLVNTLNKAGIKAVGLSGKDGSSVIAKKRMHIREVDGKKEEIDLGQVGDVSIINTDLITLLLKNNYLPVITCIASDEDGVDYNINADMFAGHLAGALKATNYVVLTDVEGLMESLDKPESLIKEINLAEIEGLYGSIIKGGMIPKIESCSIALKSGAKEACILNGTRPAALSEKFLEKKSIGTRILN; encoded by the coding sequence ATGGCTGAAAGACAAAGAATACTAATAAAATATGGCGGAAATGCTATGCTGAATGAGGAATTAAAGAGTGAAATAATTGCTAAAATATCACAACTGCAAAATGAAAACTTCGAAATTATTTTAGTGCACGGCGGAGGACCTTTTATAGAAGACATTCTAAAAAGAACAGCTATTGAGTCTGAATTTATAGACGGTCACAGAAAAACTACTAAAGAGGCTTTAAAGTATATTGAGATGGCTTTAAAAGGTGAAGTAAATAGTAGTCTGGTCAACACTTTAAATAAAGCGGGGATTAAGGCGGTAGGCCTGTCCGGTAAAGACGGATCCAGTGTGATTGCCAAAAAACGAATGCATATCAGAGAAGTAGACGGAAAGAAAGAAGAAATCGATTTGGGTCAGGTAGGAGATGTAAGTATAATAAATACCGACTTGATAACATTACTGCTGAAAAACAACTATTTACCGGTTATAACCTGCATAGCCAGTGATGAAGATGGTGTTGATTATAATATTAATGCTGACATGTTTGCCGGCCATTTAGCCGGAGCACTAAAAGCAACAAACTATGTAGTATTAACAGATGTTGAAGGATTAATGGAATCTTTAGATAAACCGGAAAGCCTCATTAAAGAAATTAACTTAGCTGAAATAGAAGGTTTATACGGTAGTATAATTAAAGGAGGAATGATACCAAAAATTGAGTCCTGCAGCATTGCTCTTAAAAGCGGTGCAAAAGAAGCCTGTATATTAAATGGTACTCGTCCGGCAGCGCTTTCAGAAAAGTTTTTGGAAAAAAAATCTATCGGAACCCGTATTTTAAATTAA
- a CDS encoding alanine dehydrogenase, whose amino-acid sequence MKKIGILKEGKIPQDSRVALTPKQCKSFISNFPETEILVQSSETRCFHDNEYRKEGIKIVEDLSDCDILLGIKEVPPAQLIAEKTYLFFSHTIKEQAYNRKLLQTVIEKNIRLIDYECLVDSNGERVIAFGRFAGIVGAHNGLMAFGKKTKKFNLPRVGNFKDEKKLFEYYKSVKIPPIRIALTGTGRVAKGAEEVLKSLSVKNISPQDFLNKPLNEAVYAVLSVSDLYTHKQKNMLEEKDFYSKPADYKSTFLPYTKKTDLMINAIYWDPSAPVFFTKEDMRNRDFSIKVIADITCDIEGSIPATIRSSTIDEPVYGYNPFSEKETKPYLDDCIDIMAVDNLPNELPRDASESFGKVLSEKILPALTDGVKNEIIEKAEIAVNGKLTNRYNYLENFVKG is encoded by the coding sequence ATGAAAAAAATTGGAATTCTAAAAGAAGGGAAAATACCACAGGACAGTAGAGTAGCTCTTACACCCAAGCAATGCAAAAGTTTTATTTCAAATTTTCCTGAAACAGAAATTCTGGTTCAATCTTCTGAAACAAGATGTTTTCATGATAACGAATATAGAAAAGAAGGGATAAAAATTGTTGAAGATTTAAGTGATTGTGATATTTTATTAGGGATAAAAGAAGTCCCTCCGGCACAATTAATAGCCGAAAAAACTTATCTTTTTTTTTCTCACACAATTAAAGAGCAAGCTTATAACAGAAAACTATTGCAAACTGTCATAGAAAAAAATATCAGGCTCATAGATTATGAATGTTTGGTAGACAGTAATGGAGAAAGAGTTATCGCTTTTGGTCGTTTTGCCGGTATAGTAGGGGCCCATAACGGATTAATGGCATTTGGCAAAAAAACGAAAAAATTTAACCTCCCAAGAGTTGGCAATTTTAAAGATGAAAAAAAGCTTTTTGAATACTATAAATCCGTAAAAATACCTCCAATCAGGATTGCATTGACGGGAACCGGCAGAGTTGCAAAAGGTGCCGAAGAAGTCTTAAAATCTCTTTCAGTAAAAAATATAAGTCCTCAGGATTTTCTTAATAAGCCCCTGAATGAAGCGGTGTATGCTGTTTTATCAGTTTCTGATTTATACACGCATAAACAAAAAAATATGCTTGAAGAGAAAGATTTCTATAGTAAGCCTGCTGATTATAAATCTACTTTTTTGCCTTACACAAAAAAAACAGACCTGATGATCAATGCAATTTACTGGGATCCTTCAGCCCCTGTATTTTTTACTAAAGAAGATATGCGTAACCGGGACTTTTCAATAAAAGTTATCGCAGACATTACCTGCGACATTGAGGGATCAATACCCGCAACTATAAGGTCATCCACAATTGACGAGCCTGTTTATGGTTACAATCCTTTTTCGGAAAAAGAAACGAAACCCTATCTTGATGACTGTATTGATATAATGGCTGTTGATAATCTTCCCAACGAGTTGCCAAGAGATGCCTCAGAGTCTTTTGGAAAAGTTCTGTCTGAAAAAATATTACCGGCTTTAACCGATGGTGTGAAAAATGAAATAATAGAAAAAGCGGAAATTGCTGTGAATGGAAAACTTACTAACAGATATAATTATCTGGAAAATTTTGTCAAAGGCTAA
- a CDS encoding glycosyl hydrolase: MKMRVILIFSTLLTLILFSNNSFTVNRPDLDTPSKLLQEELKKKLWVDSVLQSMTIDEKIGQLFMVAAYSNRAKSHEDEILHLIENYHIGGVLFFQGGPVRQAKMTNNFQKKSKYPLMIAIDGEWGVSMRLDSTIVFPRQLTLGAIKDEAIIREMGKEIARQCRRLGIHMNLAPVADVNNNPLNPVINDRSFGEDKFNVALKSLAYMSGMQNEGVLACAKHFPGHGDTDKDSHYTLPVIRHNMSRLREIELYPFQLLSNHGIAGMMSAHMHIPAIDSTPNLAVSLSENALKDILRDELGYEGLIISDALNMKGVSDFFKPGELDLKAFQAGNDILLFPENVPAAVEKFHLALKSGEISESDITESVVRILKAKYNAGLNQYSRVEINNLVEDLNTDEAKWLRRSLFEHAVTTVRNEDNLLPVRKLDTLKIASLSIGGKLESPYQKTIDLYSKATHFAIDKNAVQAQFDGVLKELSGYDLVLVSMQSMGRFSRNNFGISQNSLRFLNQLNEKSRVILSVFGNPYSLKNFQSIPNILVFYEENEVTLHIAPQVIFGGIPSTGLLPVTASYDFKAGTGVLLEEKIRLKYTEAEDLGLRTSDFKKIDKIVEEAIKNKAMPGCQVLLAKDGKVFFHKAYGNHTYDEGSKEVEVSDIYDLASITKISATTLSLMHLYDLGLFTLQSSLSDYLSDLNNSNLKNLNVRKMLLHEAGLRSWIPFYKKTLPDKLQEYYCNEQMGCFTIPVGNNLYLRNDFPDTIYSNIHTSELSRRPEYRYSDLGFYLFKDVVEEISGMTFEEFTEKNFYLPMGMHRTAFKPLRYFDLNEIVPTEVSADFRVGLIHGNVHDQGAAMLGGVSGHAGVFSPANDLAILMQMFLNGGHYGGERFLSEETIEFFTSRHSRSNRRGLGFDKPETSSSNGPTAKSASPSTFGHSGFTGTGVWADPEYGLSYVFVSNRIHPSATNRKLISENIRTRIHQVAYDAIKNSQNVP, encoded by the coding sequence ATGAAGATGCGAGTCATTTTGATTTTTTCAACTCTATTAACCTTAATATTATTTTCGAATAATTCATTTACAGTTAACAGACCGGATTTAGATACTCCGAGCAAACTGCTACAGGAAGAGCTTAAGAAAAAACTATGGGTTGATTCGGTATTGCAATCTATGACTATTGACGAAAAAATTGGTCAGTTGTTTATGGTTGCGGCATATTCTAACCGTGCTAAAAGTCATGAAGATGAAATTTTACATTTAATTGAAAATTACCACATTGGTGGTGTTTTATTTTTTCAGGGTGGTCCGGTGAGGCAGGCCAAGATGACAAATAATTTTCAAAAGAAGTCTAAATACCCTCTGATGATAGCCATAGATGGTGAGTGGGGTGTTAGTATGAGGCTTGACTCTACTATAGTTTTCCCGCGTCAACTTACTTTAGGTGCTATAAAAGATGAGGCAATTATCAGAGAGATGGGGAAAGAGATTGCCAGACAGTGCCGACGATTAGGCATTCACATGAATCTGGCCCCGGTTGCGGATGTAAATAACAATCCGCTGAATCCGGTTATTAACGACAGATCTTTTGGAGAAGATAAATTTAATGTTGCCCTTAAGTCTCTGGCCTATATGTCAGGTATGCAAAATGAGGGTGTTTTAGCCTGTGCCAAGCATTTTCCGGGTCATGGAGATACGGATAAGGATTCACACTATACACTGCCCGTAATCAGGCATAATATGTCACGTCTCAGGGAAATTGAGCTTTATCCATTTCAATTGCTTTCTAATCATGGTATCGCCGGAATGATGAGTGCTCATATGCATATTCCTGCTATAGATTCAACACCCAATCTGGCTGTTTCTCTTTCAGAGAATGCATTGAAAGATATTTTAAGGGATGAATTGGGTTACGAAGGTCTGATTATTTCAGATGCATTGAATATGAAAGGTGTAAGTGATTTTTTTAAACCCGGTGAACTGGATTTAAAAGCTTTTCAGGCAGGAAACGACATCTTGCTTTTTCCTGAAAATGTACCGGCAGCAGTAGAGAAATTTCACTTGGCATTAAAATCCGGGGAGATATCAGAATCAGATATTACAGAAAGTGTAGTAAGGATTTTAAAAGCAAAATACAATGCAGGACTGAATCAATACAGTCGTGTTGAAATAAATAATTTGGTTGAAGATCTTAATACTGATGAAGCGAAATGGTTGAGAAGAAGTCTTTTTGAGCATGCCGTAACAACAGTTAGAAATGAAGACAATCTGTTGCCGGTAAGAAAACTGGACACTTTAAAAATTGCGAGTTTGTCTATAGGTGGTAAGTTGGAAAGTCCATATCAGAAGACGATTGATTTGTATTCAAAAGCTACACATTTTGCTATAGATAAAAATGCTGTTCAGGCTCAATTTGACGGAGTTCTAAAAGAATTATCCGGGTATGATTTAGTATTGGTAAGTATGCAGTCAATGGGTCGTTTTTCCAGAAATAATTTTGGTATCAGTCAGAATAGCCTCCGCTTTTTAAATCAATTGAATGAAAAATCGCGTGTAATTTTATCTGTTTTTGGAAACCCTTACAGTTTGAAAAATTTTCAGTCAATTCCCAATATTCTGGTTTTTTATGAAGAAAATGAAGTCACACTTCATATAGCACCTCAGGTTATTTTCGGGGGTATCCCTTCCACGGGCTTGCTTCCTGTCACAGCATCGTATGATTTTAAGGCCGGTACAGGAGTTCTTTTGGAAGAAAAAATTCGCTTAAAATATACAGAAGCTGAAGATTTAGGATTGCGAACTTCCGATTTTAAGAAAATTGACAAAATTGTGGAGGAAGCTATTAAAAACAAAGCAATGCCCGGCTGTCAGGTTTTATTGGCAAAAGATGGTAAAGTCTTTTTTCATAAAGCTTATGGAAATCATACTTATGACGAAGGGTCAAAAGAAGTAGAAGTAAGTGATATTTATGATTTGGCGTCGATAACAAAAATTTCTGCTACCACACTGTCTCTAATGCATTTATATGATTTAGGACTTTTTACTTTGCAAAGTTCTCTCTCAGATTACCTTTCGGATTTGAATAATTCGAATTTAAAAAACTTAAATGTCCGTAAAATGCTTTTGCATGAAGCCGGTTTGAGAAGCTGGATTCCTTTTTATAAGAAAACATTACCGGATAAATTACAGGAGTATTATTGTAATGAGCAAATGGGATGTTTTACAATCCCTGTGGGTAATAATTTATATTTACGGAATGACTTTCCGGATACTATTTATAGTAACATCCATACATCAGAATTATCCAGACGGCCGGAATACAGATATAGTGATTTAGGTTTTTATCTGTTTAAGGATGTGGTAGAGGAAATCAGTGGAATGACCTTTGAAGAATTTACTGAAAAGAATTTTTACCTGCCTATGGGGATGCATCGCACAGCATTTAAGCCACTCAGATATTTTGACTTGAATGAAATTGTGCCAACAGAAGTAAGTGCAGACTTCAGGGTGGGGCTCATTCATGGTAATGTGCATGATCAGGGAGCTGCAATGCTTGGTGGCGTAAGTGGTCATGCAGGAGTTTTTTCACCGGCAAATGATTTGGCAATACTTATGCAAATGTTCTTAAATGGGGGACATTACGGTGGCGAAAGGTTTCTCAGTGAGGAAACTATAGAGTTTTTTACTTCTCGCCATAGCCGCAGTAATAGAAGAGGTTTGGGTTTTGATAAACCTGAAACATCGTCTTCCAACGGGCCAACAGCTAAATCAGCCTCTCCTTCAACTTTTGGTCATTCCGGTTTTACCGGCACCGGAGTTTGGGCTGACCCTGAATATGGCTTAAGCTATGTTTTTGTTTCTAACAGAATTCATCCATCGGCCACTAACCGAAAGTTAATTTCAGAAAATATCAGAACCAGAATTCATCAGGTTGCATATGATGCAATAAAAAATTCACAGAATGTACCATAA